In Rhodothermus marinus DSM 4252, a single genomic region encodes these proteins:
- the sprA gene encoding cell surface protein SprA, which produces MSEALRAGKFWSGLALLLVGGLLLPGLHTPTGTWALHAQTLPDSLQADSSRTDTLHTPRADRLLPRRTRDFPYARLWPRTASLTTLRPSTWKHEVTLDSTRLVYHIHERIGQTDVRVPVTLDFERYRKLRLRQALRQNWSTVQTQRQRQANQRRRGGLGVSIALPGGRQSAFTTIFGRPEVDLRVNGQANINAGFNYRKSDQQVAFSGRAAQLDPDFKQDLRLGITGTIGDKLRVNVNWDTNNQFDYQNQLRLEYTGYEDEIIQRIEAGNVMLQTPSQLIRGGQSLFGIKAQFQLGGLQLTTVASQQEGQANSLTISGGAQTTTFDLQPTDYDDGRHFFLAYYFRNRWEDALSDPPNIRVANGFERITEIEVWKLVYPVRDDENVRQVVAIVDLGEPEELLTLADAYTRDDAGALPDNRNDRYDDTPGGEVDTYLRNGQANAAAYLKDQRGLSEDDFQIGRFKRLEPGRDYTYDEVLGYISLTQRLQENEALAVAFRYRAGGRIYQVGDFSSETGGAGGGQDEDRLVLKLLRPSQLRQPSPATGYNPAVWYLELRNLYRLPGRGINPEDFELEIYYQPPGKTAQKFLTELGAQRTLLQLLGLDRLNQDQAPVPDNRFDFLTSITIDPGEGLLIFPFLEPFGKRLEQLIEATELPDDQKAALEDRYVFRDLYTQKKENARRNTQHNVYRIQGSYKSAVQDFYDLQAYAGLVEGSVRVTSGGTPLQEGVDFVVDYQSGTVRIINPAYLTPGREIQISYEQNALFNLQKKTLLGLRADYTLGENLALGATMMRLSQKSPVDKFRLGEEPINNMIWGIDGSFTAQPRWLTYALDALPLVQTKEPSEVSFSGEFAQLRPGHGETLAFERTRRELRDNNRDFPADELKGISYIDDFEGFETTFSLKQPGSWRLASPPDSIARYPAGFVGSLYDSLRTTWRGVFAWYQLSEVLVADLARRAPVYDPEAVRPVLITDVFPNRDVRGELNQTLPTLDVYFNPYRRGPYNYTTELEDFLSHPEEVWGGMMQRLPEGYTDFNLKNIEFIEFIFRPFPENPERDAGPDAKLYIDLGSISEDVIPNGKLNAEDGLSMTDPTSGFRGDQWSRYPTSIQNNSVDLDLSLRRTEDLGLDGLASYDLSAYPEIYTEAFHFRRFLEALDPNNPDPRYRAERARALRDPSGDDYQSFDNEAFFSDPELFPPELYPNGVPLQERFAHYFPGLELNAYETQNQLATNASVRRGNSRIPDTEDLNFNASIDTDNSYFEYEIPLSKAVLDSLARPDREDDYIVGAITNSKGETWYQVRIPVRNYTRRVGNIQDFSLIESIRVWTTGHRVPITLRFATFELVGSQWRKAEEVAVEEQTPSDTLFTNTRVSISSVNNEENPDIYRTPNGAIISQVRTASGVVRNAREQALVLRVENLFPGHQRGIYKTFTQGLDLLKYSNLRMFVHLHGRLGDGTPLEALAQQDPEAARQKVRLFIRLGSNASGDYYEYEQPLMPSSVTSGNSDELWQTFQRWGDRVIDLNSVNILLGALNELKIARDAAGFPADSVFWNEIDGRPTAPGVPDADEFAPPGTRLAVKGNPSLGRITMIIIGVRNPAPPGSADPRDRLEEVVVWLNELRVSGYDEKNGYAAVANLNLKLADLGRVRANFRMQTDGFGSLSSTLGEREQTNQQSWSIATDFNLDRLLPRRYGWSIPFSLQLQSSTATPRFDPARGDVRVEEVLNQIERDSTRSRRERELERQEVIERVQTHSFTRSYSFRIQKQGSRSWLMRTLVDGLSFSYAFAETQARSPTLRFQNSWRWNAALSYRLNIRRPRTVRPFWFLDDLPLVGLLGDLRFNYLPQSLSWSGNASRNFSGSQDRPAVLPGRGNPELPDLVANPIREQHSLAHSRTFSLQYNPFTFLNLSFDTNTRQSLNAISVDTVYQVVLPDTVLRGLTMAEALERGLVDSADVGVRAFEQYRLQPVPVRRVMQRILDGAEGLRTDNYQQRFTAVLRPNLRTRWLQLQDLNYTAQFSWQNGSIQRNTGASVSNQASLSSGLTLRPRELWRKFEFYRKLEEQERQSNQRRRQPRTEEAEDKPKPLIRPPNPIVLLRRLFLAVTGIENLQITGRAGWSSASSNVGRGPIDSVQVAYSLLDALRGRGPSVGYRFGLDRRVDLENRVLDPSLQVADALSNDYELRASTALQLSPNLQVSLNWNVSWNKRTDYSYRPVEGGGVDTTMTERGTSRASIWAFGASYLELFRRQLDTYRRDLSQAADPTEIGDENGDGRVALTNASVVADFRRAFMHTPGLLGTHTPIPLPGWQLTYSGLSNWPLFRRLAQSVTVRHGYSADYSADYRTNLNALVDDPEAAFGTFALGGRRIRYRFSRYEVSAVRINERYQPLIGLDITWKNRLQTNLAWSKSHAYSLSTNNEVNASATGELAFTLSYQVQGLRIPFLPIKRLNNRVGISLNIARSSTEERRFSLFRAMQAAADDPEAFDPKDALSPDFAPILTSWTRTTIAPQISYQFSNRVSASFQLRYERFESADSRVPSSTTMQGGFNIRVSISN; this is translated from the coding sequence ATGAGCGAAGCGCTGCGTGCCGGGAAATTCTGGAGCGGGTTGGCACTGCTGCTGGTGGGAGGGTTGCTGCTACCCGGACTGCACACGCCGACCGGCACCTGGGCGCTGCATGCCCAGACCTTACCCGACAGCCTGCAGGCCGACTCGTCCCGCACCGATACGCTGCACACGCCGCGCGCCGACCGCCTGCTACCGCGCCGCACACGCGATTTCCCTTATGCTCGACTTTGGCCACGCACCGCTTCGCTGACAACACTACGTCCGAGCACCTGGAAGCACGAAGTCACGCTCGACTCGACCCGTCTGGTCTATCACATCCACGAGCGCATCGGCCAGACCGACGTGCGCGTGCCCGTCACGCTCGACTTCGAGCGCTATCGGAAGCTGCGCCTGCGCCAGGCGCTGCGCCAGAACTGGAGCACCGTCCAGACCCAGCGGCAACGCCAGGCCAACCAGCGGCGCCGGGGCGGTCTGGGCGTGAGCATCGCCCTGCCCGGCGGCCGCCAGAGCGCCTTCACCACGATCTTCGGCCGCCCCGAGGTGGACCTGCGCGTCAACGGCCAGGCCAACATCAACGCCGGCTTCAACTACCGCAAAAGCGACCAGCAGGTGGCCTTTTCGGGCCGTGCCGCCCAGCTCGACCCGGACTTCAAGCAGGACCTGCGGCTGGGCATCACCGGCACCATCGGCGACAAACTCCGCGTCAACGTCAACTGGGATACGAACAACCAGTTCGACTACCAGAACCAGCTCCGGCTCGAATACACCGGCTACGAAGACGAAATCATCCAGCGCATCGAGGCCGGCAACGTCATGCTGCAGACGCCCTCACAACTCATCCGGGGCGGCCAGAGCCTGTTCGGCATCAAGGCGCAATTCCAGCTCGGCGGCCTGCAGCTCACCACCGTGGCCAGCCAGCAGGAAGGCCAGGCCAACTCGCTGACGATCAGCGGCGGCGCCCAGACCACCACGTTCGACCTGCAGCCCACCGACTACGACGACGGCCGCCATTTCTTTCTGGCCTACTATTTCCGCAATCGCTGGGAGGACGCCCTCTCCGATCCGCCAAACATCCGCGTGGCGAACGGCTTCGAGCGCATCACCGAGATCGAGGTCTGGAAGCTGGTCTACCCGGTGCGCGACGACGAAAACGTGCGCCAGGTAGTGGCCATCGTCGATCTGGGCGAGCCCGAGGAGCTGCTGACGCTGGCCGACGCCTACACGCGCGACGATGCTGGCGCCCTGCCCGACAACCGCAACGACCGCTACGACGACACGCCCGGCGGGGAAGTCGACACCTACCTGCGCAACGGCCAGGCCAACGCAGCGGCCTACCTGAAAGACCAGCGTGGCCTGAGCGAAGACGACTTCCAGATCGGCCGCTTCAAGCGTCTGGAGCCCGGCCGCGACTACACCTACGACGAAGTGCTCGGCTACATCTCGCTCACGCAACGGCTGCAGGAAAACGAGGCGCTGGCCGTCGCCTTCCGCTACCGGGCGGGCGGCCGCATCTATCAGGTGGGCGACTTCTCGTCGGAGACGGGCGGTGCCGGCGGCGGCCAGGACGAAGACCGCCTCGTGCTCAAGCTGCTACGGCCGAGCCAGCTTCGCCAGCCTTCGCCCGCCACCGGCTACAACCCGGCCGTCTGGTACCTGGAGCTGCGCAACCTCTACCGCCTGCCCGGTCGCGGCATCAACCCCGAGGATTTCGAACTGGAGATCTACTACCAGCCGCCCGGCAAGACCGCCCAGAAGTTCCTGACCGAGCTGGGCGCCCAGCGCACACTGCTGCAACTGCTCGGCCTGGACCGCCTCAACCAGGATCAGGCGCCCGTGCCCGACAACCGCTTCGACTTTCTGACCAGCATCACGATCGACCCGGGCGAGGGCCTGCTCATCTTCCCCTTCCTGGAACCCTTCGGTAAGCGTCTCGAACAGCTCATCGAAGCCACCGAGCTGCCCGACGATCAGAAAGCGGCCCTCGAAGACCGCTACGTCTTCCGCGATCTCTACACCCAGAAAAAGGAAAACGCCCGCCGCAACACGCAGCACAACGTCTACCGCATCCAGGGCTCCTACAAGAGCGCCGTGCAGGACTTCTACGACCTGCAGGCCTACGCCGGACTGGTCGAAGGCTCCGTGCGCGTCACCTCGGGCGGCACCCCGCTGCAGGAAGGCGTCGACTTCGTCGTCGATTACCAGAGCGGCACGGTGCGTATCATCAACCCGGCCTACCTCACACCCGGCCGGGAAATCCAGATCTCCTACGAGCAGAACGCGCTGTTCAACCTGCAGAAAAAGACCCTGCTGGGCCTGCGGGCCGACTACACGCTGGGCGAAAACCTGGCGCTGGGCGCCACCATGATGCGCCTGAGCCAGAAATCACCCGTCGACAAATTCCGTCTGGGCGAAGAGCCCATCAACAACATGATCTGGGGGATCGACGGCTCGTTCACGGCCCAGCCGCGCTGGCTCACGTATGCGCTCGATGCGCTGCCCCTGGTCCAGACCAAAGAGCCCAGCGAGGTGTCTTTTTCCGGCGAGTTCGCTCAGCTCCGGCCCGGTCACGGCGAGACGCTGGCCTTCGAGCGCACGCGCCGCGAACTGCGCGACAACAACCGCGACTTTCCCGCCGACGAGCTGAAGGGCATCTCCTACATCGACGACTTCGAGGGCTTCGAAACCACCTTCTCGCTCAAGCAGCCCGGAAGCTGGCGGCTGGCCTCGCCCCCCGATTCGATCGCCCGCTACCCGGCCGGCTTTGTCGGAAGCCTGTACGACTCGCTGCGCACCACCTGGCGCGGCGTCTTCGCCTGGTATCAGCTCAGCGAAGTGCTGGTGGCCGACCTGGCCCGCCGCGCGCCGGTCTACGACCCCGAGGCCGTCCGTCCTGTGCTCATCACCGACGTCTTCCCCAACCGGGACGTCCGCGGCGAGCTGAACCAGACGCTGCCCACGCTCGACGTGTACTTCAACCCCTACCGCCGCGGCCCCTACAACTACACGACCGAGCTGGAAGACTTCCTCAGCCACCCCGAAGAGGTCTGGGGCGGCATGATGCAACGCCTGCCCGAGGGCTACACGGACTTCAACCTGAAAAACATCGAGTTTATCGAATTCATCTTCCGCCCCTTCCCCGAAAACCCCGAGCGCGACGCCGGTCCCGATGCCAAACTGTACATCGACCTGGGCTCCATCTCCGAAGACGTGATTCCCAACGGCAAGCTCAACGCGGAGGACGGCCTGTCGATGACCGATCCGACTTCCGGCTTCCGGGGCGACCAGTGGAGCCGCTATCCGACCAGCATCCAGAACAACTCGGTGGACCTGGACCTGAGCCTGCGCCGCACCGAAGACCTGGGCCTCGACGGACTCGCCTCCTACGATCTTTCGGCCTATCCGGAGATCTACACGGAGGCCTTCCACTTCCGGCGCTTCCTCGAAGCCCTCGATCCCAACAACCCGGATCCCCGTTACCGGGCCGAGCGCGCCCGCGCGCTACGCGACCCCTCCGGCGACGACTATCAGAGCTTCGACAACGAAGCCTTCTTTAGCGACCCAGAGCTGTTCCCACCCGAGCTGTACCCGAACGGCGTCCCGCTCCAGGAGCGCTTTGCCCACTACTTCCCCGGCCTGGAGCTGAACGCCTACGAAACTCAGAACCAGCTCGCCACGAACGCCTCCGTGCGACGCGGCAACTCCCGCATCCCCGATACCGAAGACCTGAACTTCAACGCTTCGATAGATACGGACAACAGCTACTTCGAGTACGAAATACCGCTCAGCAAAGCCGTACTCGACTCGCTGGCCCGGCCGGACCGCGAGGACGACTACATTGTCGGCGCCATCACCAACAGCAAGGGCGAGACCTGGTATCAGGTGCGCATCCCGGTGCGCAACTACACGCGCCGCGTGGGAAATATTCAGGATTTCTCGCTGATCGAGTCAATCCGGGTATGGACCACGGGCCACCGCGTGCCCATCACGCTGCGCTTCGCCACGTTCGAACTGGTGGGTAGCCAGTGGCGCAAGGCCGAAGAGGTGGCCGTCGAGGAGCAGACGCCCTCGGACACGCTCTTCACGAACACGCGCGTCAGCATCTCCAGCGTCAACAACGAAGAAAACCCCGACATCTACCGCACGCCCAACGGGGCCATCATCAGTCAGGTGCGGACGGCCAGCGGCGTCGTGCGCAATGCCCGCGAGCAGGCCCTGGTGCTGCGCGTCGAGAACCTCTTCCCCGGCCACCAGCGCGGCATCTACAAGACTTTCACCCAGGGGCTGGATCTGCTCAAGTACTCGAACCTGCGCATGTTCGTCCACCTGCATGGTCGCCTGGGCGACGGCACGCCGCTCGAAGCACTGGCTCAGCAGGATCCCGAGGCCGCCCGCCAGAAGGTGCGTCTTTTCATACGGCTGGGCTCGAACGCCAGCGGCGACTACTACGAGTACGAACAGCCGCTCATGCCCAGCTCGGTCACCTCGGGCAACAGCGACGAGCTGTGGCAGACCTTCCAGCGCTGGGGCGACCGGGTCATCGACCTGAACTCGGTCAACATCCTGCTGGGCGCGCTCAACGAGCTGAAGATTGCCCGCGATGCGGCGGGCTTTCCGGCCGACAGCGTCTTCTGGAACGAGATCGACGGACGCCCCACGGCCCCGGGTGTGCCCGATGCCGACGAATTCGCACCACCGGGCACGCGCCTGGCCGTCAAGGGCAACCCCTCGCTGGGGCGGATCACGATGATCATCATCGGCGTGCGCAACCCGGCGCCGCCTGGTAGCGCCGACCCGCGCGACCGGCTCGAAGAGGTGGTGGTCTGGCTGAACGAACTGCGCGTTTCGGGCTACGACGAGAAAAACGGCTACGCGGCCGTGGCCAATCTGAACCTGAAGCTGGCCGATCTGGGCCGCGTGCGGGCCAACTTCCGCATGCAGACCGACGGCTTCGGCTCGCTCTCGAGCACGCTGGGCGAGCGCGAGCAGACGAACCAGCAGAGCTGGAGCATCGCCACCGATTTCAACCTGGACCGCCTGCTTCCCCGTCGCTACGGCTGGTCGATCCCCTTCTCGCTGCAGTTGCAGTCCAGCACCGCCACGCCCCGCTTCGATCCGGCCCGCGGCGACGTGCGCGTCGAAGAAGTGCTCAACCAGATCGAACGGGATAGCACGCGCTCCCGCCGCGAGCGAGAGCTGGAGCGCCAAGAGGTGATCGAGCGCGTGCAGACACACTCGTTCACGCGCTCCTACAGCTTCCGCATCCAGAAGCAGGGTTCCCGCTCCTGGCTGATGCGCACGCTGGTGGACGGGCTCAGCTTCAGCTATGCCTTTGCCGAAACCCAGGCCCGGAGTCCCACCCTGCGCTTTCAGAATTCCTGGCGCTGGAATGCCGCGCTGAGCTACCGGCTGAACATCCGGCGTCCGCGCACGGTGCGTCCGTTCTGGTTCCTCGACGACCTGCCGCTTGTGGGCCTGCTGGGCGATCTGCGCTTCAACTACCTGCCCCAGAGCCTGTCCTGGTCCGGCAACGCCAGCCGCAACTTCTCGGGGAGCCAAGACCGTCCGGCCGTCCTGCCCGGCCGCGGCAACCCCGAGCTTCCGGACCTGGTCGCCAACCCGATCCGCGAGCAGCACAGCCTGGCCCACAGCCGCACCTTCAGCCTGCAGTACAATCCGTTCACTTTTCTGAACCTGAGCTTCGACACGAACACCCGACAGAGCCTCAATGCGATCAGCGTTGATACGGTCTATCAGGTCGTTCTGCCCGACACGGTGCTGCGCGGGCTGACGATGGCCGAAGCGCTGGAGCGAGGGCTTGTGGACTCGGCGGACGTCGGTGTGCGGGCTTTCGAGCAGTACCGACTGCAGCCGGTGCCCGTCCGGCGCGTCATGCAGCGCATCCTGGACGGCGCCGAAGGCCTGCGCACCGACAACTACCAGCAGCGCTTTACGGCCGTGCTGCGTCCCAACCTGCGTACGCGCTGGCTGCAATTGCAGGACCTCAACTACACGGCCCAGTTCAGCTGGCAGAACGGCTCGATCCAGCGCAACACGGGCGCCAGCGTCTCGAACCAGGCCAGTCTGAGCAGCGGCCTGACGCTTCGGCCACGTGAGCTATGGCGCAAGTTTGAATTCTACCGAAAGCTGGAAGAACAGGAACGCCAGTCCAATCAGCGGCGCCGCCAACCTCGAACCGAAGAAGCGGAAGACAAGCCGAAGCCGCTGATTCGCCCGCCCAATCCCATCGTGCTGCTGCGGCGGCTCTTTCTGGCCGTTACCGGCATCGAAAACCTGCAGATCACCGGCCGGGCCGGTTGGAGCAGCGCTTCGAGCAACGTCGGACGCGGTCCGATCGACAGCGTGCAGGTGGCCTACAGCCTGCTCGACGCGCTGCGCGGACGGGGTCCGTCGGTGGGCTACCGCTTCGGTCTGGACCGCCGCGTCGATCTCGAAAACCGCGTGCTGGATCCCAGCCTCCAGGTGGCCGACGCGCTCAGCAACGATTACGAACTGCGCGCTTCTACCGCCCTGCAGCTCAGCCCGAATCTGCAGGTGTCGCTCAACTGGAATGTCAGCTGGAACAAACGGACCGACTACTCCTACCGGCCCGTGGAAGGGGGTGGCGTCGATACCACGATGACCGAGCGCGGCACCAGTCGGGCCTCGATCTGGGCCTTCGGGGCTTCGTACCTGGAGCTGTTCCGGCGCCAGCTCGACACCTACCGCCGGGACCTCAGCCAAGCCGCCGATCCCACCGAAATCGGCGACGAAAACGGCGACGGACGCGTGGCCCTGACCAATGCCTCGGTGGTGGCCGACTTCCGACGTGCTTTCATGCACACGCCGGGCCTGCTGGGCACCCATACGCCCATCCCCCTGCCCGGCTGGCAGCTCACCTACTCGGGCCTGTCGAACTGGCCGCTCTTCCGGCGCCTGGCCCAGAGCGTTACCGTCCGTCATGGCTACAGCGCCGACTACAGCGCCGACTACCGCACCAACCTGAACGCGCTGGTGGACGACCCGGAGGCCGCCTTCGGCACGTTCGCGCTGGGTGGCCGTCGCATCCGCTACCGCTTCTCCCGCTACGAGGTAAGCGCCGTCCGCATCAATGAGCGCTACCAACCATTGATCGGGCTCGACATCACCTGGAAGAATCGCCTGCAGACGAACCTGGCCTGGTCGAAAAGTCACGCTTATTCGCTTTCAACCAACAACGAGGTGAACGCGAGCGCCACGGGCGAGCTGGCCTTCACGCTCAGCTACCAGGTCCAGGGCCTGCGCATTCCGTTCCTGCCCATCAAGCGTCTGAACAACCGCGTCGGCATCAGCCTGAACATCGCCCGCTCGTCCACCGAGGAGCGGCGCTTTTCGCTCTTCCGGGCCATGCAGGCCGCCGCCGACGATCCGGAGGCCTTCGATCCGAAGGACGCCCTCAGCCCGGACTTCGCCCCCATCCTCACTTCGTGGACGCGCACCACGATCGCCCCCCAGATCTCCTATCAGTTCAGCAACCGCGTCTCGGCCAGCTTCCAGTTGCGCTACGAGCGCTTCGAGAGCGCCGACAGCCGCGTGCCTTCGTCCACGACCATGCAGGGCGGCTTCAACATTCGCGTAAGCATCTCGAACTGA
- the lipB gene encoding lipoyl(octanoyl) transferase LipB: MAEPVVVCHLGRVAYKPSWDLQKLLQARLVAAKRQEPPQRIPHVFLLVEHPPVYTLGKNGRLDHLLLSEEALRARGAEFFHIDRGGDITFHGPGQLVGYPILDLDRFFTDIHRYLRELEETIIRTCADYGLQAGRVAGRTGVWIGPDARGPERKICAMGIRCSRWVTMHGFAFNLNTDLRYFSYIVPCGIADRGVTSLAAELDRPVDEAEVRARLLRHFAERFEATLTVHEGDEAFAFLEDYLEKDNLAAWVKAGAVVS; this comes from the coding sequence ATGGCCGAACCGGTAGTCGTCTGTCATCTGGGGCGCGTGGCCTACAAGCCGAGCTGGGACCTGCAGAAGCTCCTGCAGGCCCGGCTGGTGGCGGCCAAGCGCCAGGAGCCCCCGCAACGCATCCCGCACGTGTTCCTGCTCGTCGAGCACCCGCCCGTCTATACGCTGGGCAAAAACGGCCGTCTGGACCACCTGCTGCTCTCCGAAGAAGCGCTGCGCGCCCGCGGCGCCGAGTTTTTCCATATCGATCGGGGCGGCGACATCACCTTCCACGGTCCCGGCCAGCTCGTGGGCTATCCCATCCTGGACCTGGACCGCTTTTTCACCGACATTCACCGCTACCTGCGCGAACTGGAAGAGACGATCATCCGCACCTGTGCGGACTACGGCCTGCAGGCCGGACGTGTAGCCGGCCGCACCGGCGTATGGATCGGACCGGATGCCCGGGGCCCCGAGCGGAAGATCTGCGCTATGGGCATCCGCTGCAGCCGCTGGGTGACGATGCACGGATTCGCCTTCAACCTGAACACCGATCTGCGCTATTTCTCCTACATCGTACCCTGCGGCATTGCGGATCGGGGCGTGACGTCGCTGGCCGCCGAACTGGACCGCCCCGTCGACGAAGCCGAGGTGCGCGCGCGTCTGCTACGCCACTTTGCCGAACGCTTCGAGGCGACGCTGACCGTCCACGAAGGCGACGAAGCGTTCGCGTTTCTCGAAGATTATCTCGAAAAAGACAACCTTGCCGCTTGGGTTAAAGCGGGCGCCGTCGTATCATAG
- a CDS encoding DUF423 domain-containing protein — MARTFLVLGAVLAGLAVALGAFAAHGLAPRVSPERLQTFETGVRYQMYHALALLVTGWLLHQLGASGLSVAGWCFLAGIVLFSGSLYVLVLTNTSWLGAVAPLGGTAFILGWGVLAWSLWQALRP, encoded by the coding sequence ATGGCCCGTACGTTTCTGGTGCTGGGTGCCGTGCTGGCCGGCCTGGCGGTGGCCCTGGGGGCGTTTGCCGCACACGGGCTGGCGCCGCGCGTCAGTCCCGAGCGGCTGCAGACGTTCGAGACGGGCGTGCGCTACCAGATGTATCACGCACTGGCCCTGTTAGTGACCGGCTGGCTGTTGCATCAGCTGGGCGCGTCGGGATTGAGCGTGGCCGGCTGGTGCTTCCTGGCCGGGATCGTGCTCTTTTCCGGCAGCCTCTACGTGCTGGTGCTCACCAACACGTCGTGGCTGGGCGCCGTGGCCCCGCTGGGCGGCACGGCCTTCATCCTGGGGTGGGGCGTGCTGGCCTGGAGCCTCTGGCAGGCACTACGGCCTTAG
- the rsfS gene encoding ribosome silencing factor, which produces MTKLQTKGMQSDRRHRVHYPSRVLARHAVDAALDKKAQDLVVMDMRQVSGVADYFVLCTGQSDLQIRAIAEAIEERIEQHCQERPWHVEGREHLQWVVLDYVDVVVHIFTPEKRAFYALERLWGDAPQEQVAEDRSGADVQLLQEPVATAAG; this is translated from the coding sequence ATGACAAAGCTACAGACCAAAGGGATGCAGTCGGATCGTCGGCATCGCGTGCACTATCCGTCGCGGGTGCTGGCGCGGCACGCCGTCGATGCCGCGCTGGACAAGAAGGCGCAGGACCTGGTGGTGATGGACATGCGCCAGGTCAGTGGCGTGGCCGATTACTTTGTGCTCTGCACCGGACAGTCGGACCTGCAGATTCGCGCGATTGCCGAAGCGATTGAAGAACGGATCGAGCAGCACTGTCAGGAACGTCCCTGGCACGTGGAGGGACGGGAGCACCTGCAGTGGGTTGTGCTCGATTATGTCGATGTGGTGGTGCACATCTTCACGCCCGAGAAGCGGGCGTTCTATGCGCTGGAGCGGCTCTGGGGCGACGCGCCGCAGGAGCAGGTCGCCGAAGATCGCTCCGGCGCCGACGTGCAGCTCCTGCAGGAGCCGGTAGCCACAGCAGCAGGCTAA
- a CDS encoding LytR C-terminal domain-containing protein → MTKKTRRGEKRRSRRLENLLLILLVGSVGVLLYALGVRLLAPRVDPVREANPAHLVGDIIQLEVRNGCGVDGVAARTTRYLRAHGFDVVEVGDYTSFDVPYSMVIDRVGDLEAARKVAAVLGIPEERVRQQIQPDLFLDASVIIGKDYAQLTPFRE, encoded by the coding sequence ATGACGAAAAAGACGAGGCGCGGGGAAAAGAGGCGTTCCAGAAGGCTCGAAAATCTGCTGCTCATACTTCTGGTCGGGAGCGTCGGGGTGCTGCTGTACGCACTGGGCGTGCGCCTGCTGGCGCCACGCGTCGATCCGGTCCGGGAAGCCAATCCGGCCCATCTGGTGGGCGACATCATCCAGCTCGAAGTGCGTAACGGATGCGGGGTGGACGGTGTGGCGGCGCGCACGACGCGTTATCTTCGGGCACATGGCTTTGATGTCGTGGAGGTGGGCGACTACACGTCTTTCGACGTGCCCTATTCGATGGTGATCGATCGGGTGGGCGATCTGGAGGCCGCCCGCAAAGTAGCCGCCGTGCTGGGCATTCCCGAGGAACGGGTACGCCAGCAGATTCAGCCGGATCTCTTTCTGGATGCCTCCGTCATAATTGGAAAAGATTATGCACAACTGACGCCGTTTCGAGAGTAA
- the tsaD gene encoding tRNA (adenosine(37)-N6)-threonylcarbamoyltransferase complex transferase subunit TsaD: MITEARTILGIETSCDDTAAAVVVEGKLRSNVVASQQATHLRYGGVVPELASRDHQRRIVPVVRQALQEAGLTPRDLDAVAVTYGPGLVGSLLVGLSFAKAFALGLGRPLIGVNHLEGHIYSVFIEPPSPPFPYLCLIVSGGHTQLMRVDEGFRHTLLGRTRDDAAGEAFDKVARLLGLGYPGGPEIDRLARQGDPNFVAFPRPRLEGYDFSFSGLKTAVRYYLDQFSEAERARLLEQHRADLCASFQQAVVDVLIDSLRRAIQDTGLRHVAIVGGVSANSALRAAAQALAEELDVRLYIPPLAYCMDNAAMIAITGYFKARAGLESPLTLAAVPALTV; encoded by the coding sequence GTGATCACGGAAGCCCGCACCATTCTCGGTATCGAAACGTCGTGCGACGACACGGCCGCGGCCGTGGTCGTCGAGGGTAAGCTGCGTTCGAACGTAGTTGCTTCCCAGCAGGCCACACACCTGCGCTACGGCGGCGTAGTGCCCGAGCTGGCCTCGCGCGACCACCAGCGACGCATCGTCCCGGTCGTACGCCAGGCGCTGCAGGAAGCCGGCCTGACGCCCCGCGACCTGGACGCCGTCGCCGTCACCTACGGTCCGGGACTGGTCGGCTCGCTGCTGGTGGGCCTGAGCTTTGCCAAAGCCTTTGCGCTGGGCCTAGGGCGTCCGCTCATCGGCGTCAACCACCTGGAAGGCCACATCTACTCGGTCTTCATCGAGCCCCCCTCGCCGCCGTTTCCCTATCTGTGCCTGATCGTCTCGGGCGGGCACACCCAACTCATGCGCGTCGATGAAGGATTCCGCCACACCTTGCTGGGACGCACGCGCGACGACGCGGCCGGCGAAGCCTTCGACAAAGTGGCCCGCCTGCTGGGACTGGGCTATCCGGGCGGACCGGAAATCGACCGGCTGGCCCGCCAGGGCGATCCGAACTTTGTGGCCTTCCCACGCCCACGCCTGGAAGGCTACGACTTCTCGTTCAGCGGCCTGAAAACGGCCGTACGCTACTACCTCGATCAGTTCTCGGAGGCCGAGCGGGCCCGCCTGCTCGAGCAGCATCGCGCCGATCTCTGCGCTTCGTTTCAGCAGGCCGTCGTCGATGTATTGATCGACTCCCTGCGCCGGGCCATTCAGGATACCGGGCTCCGACACGTGGCCATCGTGGGCGGCGTTTCGGCCAACTCGGCGCTGCGTGCTGCCGCCCAGGCGCTGGCGGAGGAGCTGGACGTCCGGTTGTATATTCCACCGCTGGCCTACTGCATGGACAACGCGGCCATGATCGCCATCACCGGCTACTTCAAGGCACGCGCCGGGCTTGAAAGCCCGCTGACGCTGGCGGCCGTCCCGGCGCTGACCGTCTGA